aatgacaccccgggttaCTCTTGGGTAAAATGCTATGGTGGTACTCTGTtcgcttgtggatttattcgtggctcATAATTTACCTGCCACCCCATTGACGTCTGCGGACGCCATCGCTGATCtccagtggtgacgttggtaggcgtcaacaagcatttttggcgccgttgccggggaaggcataggTTAAATGAATTTATTTAAGTAAGGAAAATCTCTATGGTTAGTGACCAGTGATCTGGTAGGACAACCATGCCGTCTTCTTTTTGTGTGAAGACAGGGGTATTCTCTGATCAATTTCAATTCGCCAACAAATTTCACGACGAATCCGAGTCGACTTCAACACAAGCGTGATTTGGCACTCTCAATTTCGAGAAGTCAACACTTCGGCAATTGAATTGATCATGATTTCATCCAACCTTGGAAAAGGCTCAAATTCTCTGTTTGAAGAAGTGATCTATTGTCGTTGCCTGATCACCAACAGCAATGAACACTGCATCAACCGAGAAAGCGACCACATTATGGTGCAATCCAGGTAagtaatttctaacatttcagGGGCAATATCACGGGACAATGTATCATGAGAAGTTCAACCTGATCAAAAGAGGACCAAATGATAACCCCGAGTACCCCAGACACCACATCAAGGTACAAATTTTTCCGATAATTTTCATAAAGCGGTGTCACACTTTGGTATTATTTCGTCAAGCTAATCAAGGTTGACGGAATAAAATGTCTTGTTCAAAAGACTCTAAATTTTGAGCCTTTGCCGGTAGGTAAATTGGTAGTTATCCCATATTTGATTTCAACCATTGCATGTTTGAATTCCCCTCAATTCCATTTGCTTTCTTGCATGAACATTGCATCTTTTGCATGAAAACccttgcatattttgttttccCATCTTTTGCATCATAAACCCCCATGAATTTTGGAATTAGACAAGTGCCCAAGGGGCAATTTTGGAAGAAAATGGCAGCCACAAAAATTTGGAGGGTAGTGCATGCATGAACTTGGATGATTTACATGTCCAAGTGCATTTGGGGCCACTCCTAGGCCTGCACCGGCCTACCCCTGCGCTCACTCATGCATTTTTGGACCATGTGGCAGCCATTATGAATCACTGAAAAAAGGAGGACAAAATTGGGGCCAGCCACAGGCTAGCAGACCCCTTGGTCGGCGGATTCAGTGGTGGCGCTCCTCTATAAGAACCAGTGCACAGGGAGCCCATGGCACTCCCTCTACCCAGTTCTACCAGTTTCACTCCGAGctccttcttcctctgctctctttgctcttgtttctctccaagttcataaaaaaaaagaagatttcCCTCTTTTGCATTCCCATTTGCATCTCATTTGCATTTCGTGTTTACCTTCTTCTCCTCACAAGAACGTGTTTGTGGTGGTACAACTACCCCGCAAGAATGGTTTTGTGGTGCGTCATCGCCCACAAGAATGATTTTGTGGAGTGTTATCACCCACAAGAACGATTTTTGTGGGAGGCAACCATGCCCCACAAGGACTACTAACTCTTGGACAGCTAACCTGGTTTTTGCTAACTCTCACATAATCCTTCCGAGTATTTGGCTTGTTTTGTCTGTTGCAATGTCTTTCAGGAACATCTGAAGGAAGATGTCGGGAGCACTCAAGAAGGTGACCGGGTCGAGCTCAAGTCGATCAAGCTCGCATCGCTCGTCCATCCCCACATCAAGCTACTCTCATCAAGATGAGCAAGATGAGTCCCAGTCGCCAGAAGGGCAGCcagcacaacaagaagaagagcagGCACCGAATGACTCCAACCTCGACATTCGAGGGGAGCGAGAACTCCAAGCGTACAACATCCTAAAGGACCGAACCTTTGGTCATACATGGGAGTTCGATGCAGACCTGTTGGAAAAAACAGGTATGAATGCTGAATTTACGAGTGTTTGGAAAGCCGTGGGATGGTCTTCATTTGCTGAAATTTCTGTGCCGGGTTCGAGAGATTTAACCattcagtttctttgcactcttgtgGAGACAAACGACGGTATTTCTTTCCGATTTTTCGGGGAGGAGTTATCTTTATCATGGAAAGAGTTGAGTACTATCTTGGGTTTTCACCATAGGTGTAATCTTGATCTTGAGAAAGCAACCAAGGGTTATCACCGGGACAGTTTTTAGCACACCATCTCGGGGTTAAACGCATACACGCACCCCCGTTGCAATGATATTCAGCATCCAACTTTATGTTTGATGCATAAATGGGTTGCTCTTACGTGTTTCCCTAGAGATGATGTTCGGGCAGTTCGTGTGGATGAACTTCGtattctttatgccatggtgaacaaaataaaaattgcccCTGTGCAAGAAATGGTTCGCCAATGGCTCGAAAATTTTCGAATGTCCGGACCagttgagtgcacttctttggtcaCTAGAATTTCCACAAGTTTGGGCATGTTGAATTGGGCTCGAGTTTCTTTTATCACTACTCCACGACCTTCAATTGATATGGCATATTTAGTTCAAGGACATACTCTGAAAAGTGCTCCAGACGGCtctattatatttttctttcccGGCTATGTAAACGAGATCCCGCTTCCTAACCCGGGACTCCGTTTATATAAAAGTCGTGGTTATACTTTTGAGTTGCATCCCATCGAAGTACCCCGCAGGAGTAGTGTGTCGGGAAGGATGACCAGAAGCCGGTCGCGAAATGCTGCAATGGATATGCTGTCACTACAACCACAAGCTTTCATGGTTATGCAGGTTATGCACCCGCTGCTGGGACAGCCGGACCCTCGGCCGGACAGCAGTCCAGTTGGGACCGATATATCCCGCAACCTGAAGCTGGAGGTTCATCATGGCAGAGTGGTGGCAGCTCTGAGTGGGATCAACCTGGACGAACGAACTGGGCACATGCCAGTGGTTCTAGTTTGAGCGGAGCGTCCCCACTCTTTGCTGCCCGACGCTCGTTTTCAGCTCGAGGTTATCGTGAACTCTCTCAGGGGATACACGACATCAACATCCGAGTCGGCGACATTGGTGATAGGACGCATCAGACCCACGGAGCTCTCACTCAACATATCCAAGACACCGAAAGATATCACGcacaacaacaagcaaatcaggAAGCCACCATGGAACTGCTTCAAAAGCAGTATCAGGACGCTCAAGCATTATACCGGCACTATGGGTATTACCCTCCACCCGGTCAGTAAGCCAGCTTGGGGGGAAGGAGTCCCCGAAGGTAACATgtatcttgcatttgcatatttcccttttcatcaccTTGCATTGCATGCTAAAAAAAATCGAGTCAGTTATCTTTATTTCCCTTTAAGTGTCATTTGCTTTGTTCTCTTATGAGCTGTAAGAATGCCTAAGTTCTCCAGTTGAAATGATGAACAATTGCTCTGTTTTAATCTCCTTGTTATGCATAAATTACAACTCATATTCTCCAAGAACTGAGTTTGTTGGTCTCAAAAAGTTTATCCTGAACCTAAAATTTTGTGGGTTGAGAATGCATGATCTGAGTCAAAGCTGTTGAGGAATATGAAATGATGGACTAGAGTTGCTACAAATATGTTCTGAGCAAAATTTTACGTCCAGAACTTTTATCTTCAAAAACTACAAAATaaaaagttcctcggtgatgaAAAatacctaccagagccatatgcatGAAACCTACAAAGACATCGTTCCTACATGCTGCTTGTATCTtgttgagctttgtcaaattttgtgacccttATGAGTTGCATTTCATACTCTCATAATCGAGAATCACGTACACACCACTTTTACATGCAAAAACTTCCACATTGGAAGAATAGCATTTCCATACCATCCACTCATGCATATCCTTTTTGATGTTCCATATGTCATAAAGTCTCTTCCCAAAATTCTCTCCAGCAAAGGCATGAGCTATgtattgaaaaaaaagagaaagaaaggggCGCATCAAGGCCcatgaaaaagagagagagagatggacgAAGGTCCATGCAAAAACAAGAAAATTATCCATGTCCAAAAAAATATAAGGAGGAAGAGACAAAATCATGGAACATCCTACTCTCTTACTTTCCACTCCATCCACCACATATCCACAGACATGCACTTCTCGATCATGGTTGTATGACTTGCTCACTCTTTGGGTCCGATCTTTGactttgaaaaatatttgaaacaagtATGCCTTAGTTTCtctccctaccttgagctccacaaacaATCCCTTAGAAGTAGGAGAAAGAAGGCacacaaaaggccttggtgaggatacaaACACCTTTGAGCGAATGAGAGTGTCATTCGAGgaacttgtttttattttttcaaaaaaattgtgaaaaccTCCGGACGTGATTTTGAGCAAGGAATAGGTAAGTGGTGGTTTATAAATCGTTCTATGCctcaaccgcccaagacaaggagaaggcCAAAAGCCCTATGGAAATGAAGGTAAAATGGGTGAGCAAGGTCTGACCAACTTATTCAATTCAAGATAGAATATGTTTTGTTGTAACTTGTGCATGATGAAAAAATAAAGCATTGCaacaactcctgatcaacaacctaaagtttagctttgctcaaggacgagcaaagttcagcttggggggtcttgttgacgctcactaacgaccaattctgagcgtcaatattgccataataaatggatgaacttgcatttcttacactcatgttACTAATAAATTaccgaattccacatgtccctctagatttctatgagtgcaggaTTTAATTGAAAATGGAGGGCAATCACACCCTTTTGGGCCCGGGAGCAGACACCGATTGATCAGACATCATCAACATGGATTAAAAGGCCACCAGAGCAGAATTTCACCAGAAACAAGGCCGGGCTACACACCATCAACAAGTAGGCCCAGAGTGCAGCCCATGGGGCAAaggagaaggtcggtgggcctAGTAGGAGACCGGCCGACCTACAGGCCGGCTGACCTGgacatgggccccaccgcctcaaatCTTCGATGTGGCAGCTCCTCATTGGATGGAGAAGTCGGTTCTAGGGGTTCCCTGCTGAATTCACGGTcgaggagagggtggctcccctctatttatatgaggggaggggctccatttcaagcaTCACCAAGCATCAAGCTATCAAGTCACTCTCTCAAGATGTAGTTCatcttctcttgtagaggtcttaggactagaggagttcgGGTTCGAGTCGTAGTTTGAGGTCTTAGAGCCTTCATGGAGAGTCCGGTATGTCTTTTACTTTATCTTCATGTAATTCtctgagtttgtactagatCTTTATTTACTCtattcagtactttggttcGTATACCCTTATTGTGTATATGATATTTCTTATGAATTATGAATGTCTTGAGTGATTCATGTGCATAGACTAGTCGTgtatcatggctttgtttcatcttccttaattgggcgctctagaactaaggccccagatagacaagggtgtccttgcgcaaggctagagtggtgctcgttagcgtaggcgtggtgcctaggttGATGACCACGTTTGAATGCGATTCTaccccatggtttgtagaggtagccggcaggtggtgacagccctgtccgagccttttagtaatcctccacgttcgggtagaggagtaggaggtgcataaagccgtcAGATGATCAGGCTCCTCCTGTTCATCTGGatgcggtctccctagtccattgatcaagcttttccttttgctgtgaaCGACTCAGTTCAGCTGTTCATAAGAGTACAATAGAATATAGCTCTAGTTACCCTTGATCTTGCTCTTACCTCTCCGATATCCTAAGCATGCCGTCTAGTTGTGCTTGTGTGTTCACTACCCCATTTACCATGAATATTATTTCCCTATTCGGACCATTGACATTAATCTTTAGTGATCCCTCCGAGCTTAATTAAATTCTATACActgccgccttccctgcggaaatataaatgacaccccggcatactctcgggtaaaatgccaCGGCGGCACTCCGTGCGCTTGAGGATTTATTTGTGGCCCATGATTTACCTGCCACCCCATTGACATCTGCGGACGCTATCGCTGATCTcgagtggtgacgttggtaggtgtCAACACCGTTTAAGCCTCTGGCGctggtgtaaggatcgatggaccaagagggggggggtgaattgtgcctttttcaatttctaaaacaaagtaaagcaaccttaacctatgcaatgctagtaaggcaccaattcaccaaccggataactaagctacctacacaagctaagagagagaaaaagagaagtaaagcctagcaaggtagagctaagttatgatctctaagtcaagcacatgaataaattgcatgaaagaaaatgcttgaataaagagagtggacaagagacaaccgaatTTTTCCctgtggtatcgatgtgttggcacacacccctaatccacgctGTGACACtaacaaagagtcttgtcacctcccaagtcaccgagacgagggcgctcactaagagtctccattcaccatcccggcgtggtggagatcaagccacgtacaatcttcttctccgggctcccataattcttggcaagctccgcgagaaacacctcgatcaccaagatcaccta
The genomic region above belongs to Panicum virgatum strain AP13 chromosome 8N, P.virgatum_v5, whole genome shotgun sequence and contains:
- the LOC120684489 gene encoding uncharacterized protein LOC120684489, with product MSGALKKVTGSSSSRSSSHRSSIPTSSYSHQDEQDESQSPEGQPAQQEEEQAPNDSNLDIRGERELQAYNILKDRTFGHTWEFDADLLEKTGYAPAAGTAGPSAGQQSSWDRYIPQPEAGGSSWQSGGSSEWDQPGRTNWAHASGSSLSGASPLFAARRSFSARGYRELSQGIHDINIRVGDIGDRTHQTHGALTQHIQDTERYHAQQQANQEATMELLQKQYQDAQALYRHYGYYPPPGQ